The following coding sequences lie in one Amycolatopsis cihanbeyliensis genomic window:
- a CDS encoding phage tail protein, which produces MVPDSSHLPKELKVQLERIERQLQVTVGVKFDTKQARAAAARLRSSLEQISFKDINVSLRPTETLLGTMAVYLHRMHEASQRMMANLRQVSRSVVDITKRAFNLRAHWRGISKAIGTVPKRIRAIRARGLYENFLRTGDAVHRLGKRATSTVRLLARLGAGAVSGVSKAFSGLSNAASNAVSRLGQISRRGWLVVAVFAAAAPAIGLVSSLLAGLPSLAAVAGGAIAAIALGFDGIKQAASQLSPLVDRLKSSLSDTFAQGLGPVFAQLAAVFPVLEKGLTNVANGLVPMAQAFTEVVTSAQGMEQIQSILDNTGRFLRALSPMIRDATSAFLTLADAGSKSFGLLADVLNDFAADFRAMVERVTADGSFERAMQGLAQVTAAFLDMFTRLMEAGIRVMGDLGGPLSTLITGFTDALVSLMPVLGSLSGLLATVLGEALSALAPAFEALAPSIGLLASQLGELLVGAIQALTPVLVPLAQIIGDVLTMALRAIQPILPPLIEFLKQLGQAVGTALVEAFTALTPFLELVAQFLTDVLTALTPLLPPLATLATTILQGLLDILTPLIPPLMQLAELIFPILVKVIEALVPVVESIVEALNEFLPIVFDIVGAIAEAMIPVFESILSVVEKVWPDIQQIIEGAMKVIQGIIDVVMGIISGDWSRAWDGVKKILSGAWKTIKAAVRAGIKLVIGFFTDLPGGILRTLGDLGKLLWDVGVSILEGLLEGLKAAWDKVSGWVSDVGGWIADLKGPLPYDRRLLTPAGKAIMQGLHDGLQDSFATVETTVRGMADRLARAFDGDDIGTRWARSVEDGTPAAVRAVDDLMTAATRTANVEWQGHLESGDFGSIEDRITEALSHWGVEIDPNGLAKLVNKANLRRARRG; this is translated from the coding sequence GTGGTTCCGGACAGCAGTCACCTGCCGAAGGAACTCAAGGTTCAACTCGAACGCATCGAGCGGCAGCTTCAGGTCACGGTCGGCGTCAAGTTCGACACCAAGCAGGCCCGTGCGGCAGCCGCGCGCCTGCGCTCGTCCTTGGAACAGATCTCGTTCAAGGACATCAACGTGAGCTTGCGGCCGACCGAAACGCTGCTGGGCACCATGGCGGTCTACCTGCACCGGATGCACGAGGCCAGCCAGCGGATGATGGCGAACCTTCGCCAGGTCTCCCGCTCGGTGGTCGATATCACCAAGCGCGCCTTCAATTTGCGGGCGCACTGGCGGGGTATCAGCAAGGCCATTGGCACCGTTCCGAAGCGCATTCGGGCTATCCGCGCCCGCGGCCTGTACGAGAACTTCCTGCGGACCGGAGACGCCGTACACCGGCTCGGCAAGCGAGCCACATCCACGGTGCGCCTCCTCGCGCGTCTCGGTGCGGGTGCCGTCTCCGGCGTCAGCAAGGCGTTCTCCGGCCTGTCCAACGCAGCCAGCAACGCGGTGTCCCGTCTCGGGCAGATCAGCCGCCGAGGATGGCTGGTCGTCGCGGTGTTCGCGGCTGCCGCCCCCGCGATCGGGCTCGTGTCCTCCCTGCTGGCCGGCCTGCCGTCCCTCGCGGCGGTGGCGGGCGGAGCCATCGCGGCCATCGCGCTCGGCTTCGACGGCATCAAGCAGGCCGCCTCCCAGCTCTCCCCGCTGGTGGACCGGCTCAAGAGCAGCCTGTCTGACACGTTCGCACAGGGGCTCGGCCCGGTCTTCGCGCAGCTCGCCGCCGTGTTCCCGGTCCTGGAGAAGGGCCTGACCAACGTCGCCAACGGGCTCGTTCCGATGGCGCAGGCGTTCACCGAGGTCGTCACCTCGGCACAGGGCATGGAACAGATCCAGTCCATTCTGGATAACACGGGTCGGTTCCTCCGGGCGCTGTCGCCGATGATCCGGGACGCCACGTCAGCGTTCCTCACGCTGGCCGACGCGGGCTCGAAGTCCTTCGGGCTGCTCGCCGACGTGCTCAACGACTTCGCCGCGGACTTCCGCGCGATGGTCGAACGGGTCACCGCGGACGGATCGTTCGAGCGCGCGATGCAAGGGTTGGCCCAGGTTACAGCCGCGTTCCTGGACATGTTCACCCGCCTGATGGAGGCGGGTATCCGGGTGATGGGCGATCTCGGCGGACCGCTGTCGACGCTGATCACCGGATTCACCGACGCGCTGGTGTCGCTGATGCCGGTTCTCGGGTCGTTGTCCGGGCTGCTCGCAACCGTGCTCGGCGAAGCGCTGTCGGCGCTGGCTCCGGCCTTCGAGGCGCTGGCTCCGTCGATCGGGCTCCTGGCCAGCCAGCTCGGAGAGCTGCTGGTCGGCGCGATTCAGGCGTTGACCCCGGTTCTGGTTCCGCTGGCGCAGATTATCGGCGATGTGCTGACGATGGCGCTGCGGGCCATCCAGCCGATTCTTCCGCCGCTGATCGAGTTTTTGAAGCAGCTCGGGCAGGCCGTGGGCACGGCATTGGTCGAAGCGTTCACGGCGCTGACGCCGTTCCTGGAACTGGTGGCGCAGTTCCTCACCGACGTCCTGACGGCCCTGACGCCGTTGCTGCCGCCGCTCGCGACGCTGGCGACGACGATCCTTCAGGGTTTGCTGGACATCCTGACCCCGTTGATCCCGCCGCTGATGCAGCTCGCCGAGCTGATCTTCCCGATCCTGGTGAAGGTCATCGAGGCCCTGGTGCCCGTGGTCGAGTCGATCGTGGAAGCGCTCAATGAGTTTCTTCCCATCGTGTTCGACATTGTGGGGGCCATCGCGGAAGCGATGATCCCGGTCTTTGAATCGATCCTCTCTGTTGTCGAGAAGGTCTGGCCGGACATTCAACAGATCATCGAGGGCGCGATGAAGGTGATTCAGGGAATCATCGATGTCGTCATGGGAATCATCTCCGGTGACTGGTCGCGGGCGTGGGATGGTGTCAAGAAGATCCTGTCGGGGGCATGGAAAACCATCAAGGCGGCGGTTCGTGCCGGGATCAAGCTCGTCATCGGGTTCTTCACCGACCTGCCCGGCGGCATTCTCCGCACCCTTGGGGACCTCGGGAAGCTCCTGTGGGACGTGGGGGTCTCGATCCTGGAAGGGTTACTCGAAGGGCTCAAGGCGGCCTGGGACAAGGTATCGGGCTGGGTTTCCGACGTGGGCGGCTGGATCGCCGACCTCAAGGGTCCGTTGCCGTATGACCGCCGGCTGCTCACCCCCGCGGGCAAAGCCATCATGCAAGGTCTGCACGACGGCCTCCAAGACAGCTTCGCGACGGTGGAGACGACGGTGCGAGGCATGGCCGATCGACTGGCGAGGGCGTTCGACGGCGACGACATCGGCACCCGGTGGGCTCGCAGCGTCGAAGACGGCACACCCGCCGCCGTCCGTGCGGTTGACGATCTGATGACCGCGGCGACCCGCACCGCCAACGTGGAATGGCAGGGCCACCTCGAATCCGGGGACTTCGGGTCCATCGAGGACCGCATCACCGAGGCGCTGTCCCACTGGGGAGTCGAGATCGACCCCAACGGCCTCGCGAAATTGGTCAACAAAGCAAACCTGCGGAGGGCACGACGAGGATGA